A window of the Hordeum vulgare subsp. vulgare chromosome 5H, MorexV3_pseudomolecules_assembly, whole genome shotgun sequence genome harbors these coding sequences:
- the LOC123398316 gene encoding proteasome subunit beta type-2-like encodes MDSVFGVVGSGFAVVAAGTSAAGRSFVFRNTDHDRVTRLGTNLLLGVSGVPGDCLRLRDEVRASASKIRSTAAAADIVREAVIGCAQSANAMIAGYDSAEGPTMYAVGGTAPPERVGHYGTAGCGAGLCRTVMENHYRPGMTVNEVVALVDRCIKEVRRLGLASFVIMIVDKDGAREYTRRILRPKVVIEMKSTQGAPTVNSNN; translated from the exons ATGGACAGCGTGTTCGGCGTGGTGGGGAGCGGCTTCGCGGTGGTGGCCGCCGGCACCTCCGCCGCGGGTAGAAGCTTCGTGTTCAGGAACACCGACCACGACAGGGTCACGCGCCTCGGCACGAACCTGCTTCTCGGCGTGTCCGGCGTCCCCGGAGACTG CCTGCGGTTAAGGGATGAGGTGAGGGCCAGCGCGAGCAAGATCCGCAGCACCGCCGCGGCTGCTGACATCGTCCGGGAGGCGGTGATCGGCTGCGCTCAGTCGGCGAACGCCATGATCGCCGGCTACGACAGCGCCGAGGGCCCGACGATGTATGCCGTTGGCGGCACTGCGCCGCCGGAGCGGGTGGGGCATTACGGCACCGCTGGGTGCGGGGCGGGCCTCTGCAGGACGGTGATGGAGAACCACTACCGCCCCGGCATGACGGTGAATGAGGTGGTGGCGCTCGTTGACAGGTGCATCAAGGAGGTCCGGCGGCTCGGGCTGGCTAGCTTCGTGATCATGATCGTGGACAAGGACGGGGCCAGGGAGTACACCAGGCGTATACTAAGACCGAAGGTGGTGATAGAAATGAAATCCACACAGGGAGCGCCTACTGTAAACTCGAATAATTAA
- the LOC123398784 gene encoding amidase 1-like: MDKMAYSINGENAHYGTPNNPCAPGRVPGGCAVAVAASLADFALGTNTGGSVRVPAAYCGIFGLRPSHGVVSAENIVPMAQMFDTVGWFARDLATLPRVSDVLLPPVSTDTADAELRQPSCVIIPADCFRILGSSDDDHTYEILNACAAKVFGGRQASLS, from the exons ATGGACAAGATGGCCTACAGCATCAACGGCGAGAACGCGCACTACGGCACCCCCAACAACCCCTGCGCCCCCGGCCGCGTCCCCGGCGGCTGCGCCGTTGCCGTCGCCGCTAGCCTCGCCGACTTCGCCCTCGGCACCAACACCGGCGGCAGCGTCAGGGTGCCCGCCGCATACTGCGGCATCTTCGGCCTCCGCCCCTCCCATGGAGTGGTCTCCGCCGAGAACATCGTCCCCATGGCACAGATGTTCGACACTGTCG GATGGTTTGCCAGAGATCTAGCTACATTGCCCCGTGTGAGCGACGTGTTGCTGCCGCCGGTCTCAACCGACACCGCCGATGCCGAGCTGCGACAACCGAGCTGTGTCATAATTCCTGCTGACTGTTTCAGGATCTTGGGCTCCTCTGATGACGACCACACCTACGAGATCCTCAATGCTTGTGCGGCCAAAGTATTCGGCG gcagacaagcttctctctcctGA
- the LOC123398786 gene encoding uncharacterized protein LOC123398786: protein MAGTGGWCQSQWVRRAGAPIGDGGGQRWMVVGGVGRARPRQQLHLASHSELKIQATKAKLDAAEVQFTPLLSQLTASKQRYRLRVRVRIPLMWGAFNPNHDDAVLRHGFSGG from the exons ATGGCCGGAACTGGCGGTTGGTGCCAAAGCCAGTGGGTTCGACGAGCGGGCGCGCCTATTGGCGATGGAGGCGGGCAGAGATGGATGGTAGTGGGTGGGGTCGGGCGGGCTCGACCGCGGCAGCAGCTCCACCTCGCATCTCATTCAG AGCTTAAGATTCAGGCCACCAAGGCCAAACTGGATGCAGCTGAGGTTCAGTTCACCCCACTGTTATCTCAGTTAACAGCTTCAAAGCAGAGGTACAGACTCCGGGTCCGGGTGCGCATCCCACTGATGTGGGGGGCCTTCAATCCAAATCATGACGACGCGGTG CTTCGGCATGGTTTCTCAGGGGGGTAA
- the LOC123398787 gene encoding putative ripening-related protein 4, which yields MANMKKLLAVLALVQLLSRLHVHGVSASVDMLTDTSGGGGGGSCHISGFLPGQSGDCNPAHGSVCCVDGRRYPQYKCSPPVSAETPAILTINSFAKGGDGGGKSFCDNRYHPDSELVVALSTGWLRLDGTQRCNKMIRINGNGRSVTAKVVDECDSVYGCDKEHNFEPPCPNNDVDASPAVWKALGLNGNIGEFKVTWSDV from the coding sequence ATGGCTAACATGAAGAAGCTACTAGCCGTGCTGGCTCTCGTGCAGCTCCTGTCACGCCTCCACGTCCATGGCGTGTCCGCGTCCGTGGACATGCTGACGGACacaagcggcggcggcggcggcggcagctgcCACATCAGCGGCTTCCTGCCGGGGCAATCCGGCGACTGCAACCCGGCGCACGGCTCGGTCTGCTGCGTCGACGGCCGCCGGTACCCGCAGTACAAGTGCTCGCCCCCGGTGTCGGCGGAGACGCCGGCGATTCTGACTATAAACAGCTTCGCGAAAGGTGGAGACGGCGGCGGCAAATCGTTCTGCGACAACCGCTACCACCCGGACAGCGAGCTGGTGGTGGCGCTGTCCACGGGGTGGCTGCGCCTGGACGGCACGCAGAGGTGCAACAAGATGATCCGCATCAACGGGAACGGGCGGTCCGTGACGGCCAAGGTGGTGGACGAGTGCGACTCGGTGTACGGCTGCGACAAGGAGCACAACTTCGAGCCGCCGTGCCCGAACAACGACGTGGACGCGTCGCCGGCCGTGTGGAAGGCGCTGGGCCTCAACGGCAACATTGGTGAGTTCAAGGTCACTTGGTCTGATGTGTga
- the LOC123398789 gene encoding probable glutathione S-transferase GSTF1, translating to MAAVKVFGSAAFTNVTRVLVCLEEVGAEYEIVQVDFHAREHKGSGHLARNPFGQVPAFQDGDLVLFQSRAISRYVLRKHKTDEVNLLREGDPEESALVDVWMDVEALNFDTAMHAVFYQHRVAPALGRTADEKIIGDNIEKLKKVLDVYEARLTKHRYLAGDFLSLADLSHFPETHYFMGMPYAAVLDAYPRVRAWLKELFARPAVKKVISLMAKDFQ from the exons ATGGCGGCGGTGAAGGTGTTCGGGTCGGCGGCGTTCACGAACGTGACGCGGGTGCTGGTGTGCCTGGAGGAGGTCGGCGCCGAGTACGAGATCGTCCAGGTCGACTTCCATGCCAGGGAGCACAAGGGCTCCGGCCACCTCGCCAGAAAC CCGTTCGGACAGGTCCCGGCGTTCCAGGACGGCGATCTCGTGCTCTTCC AGTCCCGTGCGATCTCACGCTACGTGCTCCGCAAGCACAAGACCGACGAGGTCAACCTGTTGAGGGAAGGCGACCCCGAGGAGTCGGCCCTCGTCGACGTCTGGATGGACGTGGAGGCGCTCAACTTCGACACCGCCATGCACGCGGTGTTCTACCAGCACCGCGTGGCCCCGGCGCTGGGCCGGACCGCCGACGAGAAGATCATCGGCGACaacatcgagaagctgaagaaggTGCTGGACGTGTACGAGGCCCGGCTGACCAAGCACAGGTACCTGGCCGGGGATTTCCTGAGCCTGGCGGATCTTAGTCACTTCCCGGAGACGCATTACTTCATGGGGATGCCCTACGCGGCGGTGTTGGACGCGTACCCTCGTGTTAGGGCCTGGCTGAAGGAGCTGTTTGCTAGGCCTGCCGTCAAGAAGGTCATCTCGCTCATGGCCAAGGACTTCCAGTGA